A region of Lycium barbarum isolate Lr01 chromosome 3, ASM1917538v2, whole genome shotgun sequence DNA encodes the following proteins:
- the LOC132632149 gene encoding uncharacterized protein LOC132632149 isoform X2 codes for MEATAATGVAAAGRGVALPVSSSQAAARKEWRAVSEQSVRNSSSEESERSRLGQSDERLIYEVQQGREPVDVDFCSITVDGASKNDILQQRLLSVVKQKDELQQMETELRAQLIARSEIMEIRNSFDAQIKEHANANVKLQEQIHERDQNFYELERRMEEKERELHAIRLDNEAAWAKEDLLREQSKELQTYRRERDNSEAERAQHIKQIHELQEHIQEKERQFMELQEQNRIAQETILFKEEQIRDAQAWMTRVQEVDALQQTEIRERTEQYNQLWLACQRQFGEMERMHIHMQQLQLELAEARGGTYSDGSQVSNLNSKDASHLGQSNGSQLNASGSSTPGESSIGLQNGNVENAPSFASTGNVSTQSDHVHGMPVAPSSLLGMTTYLPPGQMAALHPYVMHQQGIPPPLPSHVPQSHVGHFHSVPAVSSLQHWPNQQAVPEDSQISSHNQYLQPQSTLPVSDSQYDHETTVNGQTLRSDYGDLNVNQGIETQDPVVPASSEEGQELQSVDKNYLSGVQTQQTLHQISSQFNGALRLDTHEHNNETEVNNVNSSANYMLESQGLRMGEFSSNVDKSSAEVPNNVHNSTESVTDTLSGTVLTETYVAGGQKNAYAVGKSVDVNLLDEKALLACIVRTIPPGSAGRIRISSTLPNRLGKMLAPLHWHDYKKKYGKLDEFVANHPELFVIDGDFIQLREGAQEIIAATAAAAKVAAAAAAPSSYSSLLPPIAVTPMPQNHRLKRVPSVEPTSEKAVFKDYAVVRPANSSDNLQSQISNGASFNVTGGISNVKILTKPRDQMELNAGEPRAASSVRLTLGNGINAGKNDVGSLQNKVSSHGRPGANLVSKQGRNAGISSGSRR; via the exons ATGGAGGCCACGGCAGCGACAGGTGTCGCCGCCGCAGGACGCGGTGTTGCTCTACCGGTGTCGTCGTCTCAAGCGGCTGCTCGTAAAGAGTGGCGTGCTGTGTCTGAGCAATCTGTTCGAAATTCCAGTAGCGAA GAAAGTGAACGGTCCAGATTAGGTCAATCGGATGAGAGACTCATATACGAG gtgCAGCAAGGGAGAGAGCCGGTTGATGTGGACTTCTGTTCGATTACTGTTGATGGAGCTTCAAAAAATGATATTCTGCAACAGAGATTGCTCAGTGTGGTTAAACAAAAAGAtgagttgcagcaaatggagACTGAACTACGGGCTCAGCTCATTGCAAGATCAGAGATTATGGAAATACGGAATAGTTTTGATGCTCAGATAAAAGAGCATGCTAATGCCAATGTTAAGCTTCAG GAGCAAATACATGAAAGGGACCAGAATTTCTATGAGTTGGAGAGGAGGATGGAAGAGAAAGAAAGGGAACTCCATGCAATTAGACTGGACAATGAAGCG GCATGGGCAAAAGAGGATCTCCTTAGAGAACAAAGTAAAGAACTACAAACTTACAG GAGAGAGAGGGACAACTCTGAAGCAGAAAGAGCTCAGCATATTAAACAAATTCATGAACTCCAAGAGCATATTCAAGAGAAGGAGCGTCAGTTCATGGAATTGCAGGAACAG AATAGGATAGCTCAGGAAACGATCCTGTTCAAAGAGGAACAAATAAGGGATGCCCAGGCTTGGATGACTCGTGTTCAGGAAGTTGATGCCTTGCAGCAAACTGAAATACGGGAGCGCACAGAACAATATAACCAGCTTTGGCTTGCTTGTCAAAGACAG tTTGGTGAGATGGAGCGAATGCACATACACATGCAACAGCTGCAACTTGAATTGGCTGAGGCAAGAGGTGGAACTTACTCTGATGGTTCACAAGTCTCCAATCTGAATTCTAAAGATGCTAGTCACCTTGGGCAGAGCAATGGAAGCCAACTTAATGCTAGTGGAAGCAGTACACCTGGTGAAAGTTCCATAGGCTTACAAAATGGAAATGTTGAAAATGCTCCATCTTTTGCTTCAACTGGGAATGTGTCAACTCAG TCGGATCATGTACATGGTATGCCAGTTGCTCCTTCGTCCTTGCTCGGGATGACAACCTACCTTCCACCCGGACAAATGGCCGCTCTGCATCCATATGTAATGCATCAACAGGGTATTCCTCCTCCTTTACCATCACATGTCCCTCAATCTCATGTTGGGCATTTTCACTCAGTACCGGCAGTATCGTCTCTTCAGCATTGGCCAAACCAACAG GCTGTACCAGAGGATTCACAGATCTCTAGTCACAATCAGTACCTGCAACCTCAGTCAACCTTGCCAGTATCAGATTCTCAGTATGATCATGAAACAACTGTCAATGGGCAAACTCTTCGTTCAGATTATGGTGATCTCAATGTGAACCAAGGAATTGAAACTCAGGATCCAGTGGTTCCAGCTTCAAGTGAAGAGGGACAG GAACTTCAATCTGTGGATAAGAATTACCTCTCAGGTGTCCAGACTCAGCAGACTTTGCATCAAATCTCTTCTCAATTTAATGGTGCTTTAAGATTGGATACGCATGAACATAACAATGAGACAGAG GTGAACAATGTCAACTCTTCAGCTAATTACATGCTAGAGTCTCAAGGGTTAAGAATGGGAGAATTTAGTTCGAATGTTGATAAATCATCGGCCGAAGTTCCAAATAATGTGCATAATTCAACTGAGTCAGTGACAGATACCCTCTCAGGCACTGTGTTGACAGAAACATATGTTGCTGGAGGGCAGAAGAATGCATATGCAGTTGGTAAATCAGTAGATGTTAATCTCCTGGACGAAAAGGCATTGCTGGCTTGCATAGTGCGCACAATTCCTCCTGGTTCTGCTGGTAGAATCAGGATTAGTTCTACG CTTCCTAATAGACTTGGTAAAATGCTTGCCCCCTTGCACTGGCACGACTACAAAAAAAAGTATGGGAAGCTTGATGAATTTGTGGCAAACCATCCTGAA TTATTTGTAATTGATGGAGACTTCATTCAACTTCGAGAAGGTGCTCAAGAAATTAtagcagccacagctgcagctgCTAAAGTGGCTGCTGCAGCTGCAGCACCTTCGTCATACTCCTCTCTTTTGCCTCCTATTGCAGTCACCCCTATGCCACAAAATCACCGTTTGAAGAGGGTACCGTCAGTTGAACCAACATCTGAGAAGGCAGTTTTCAAAGACTATGCTGTTGTCAGACCTGCAAATTCTAGTGACAACCTTCAAAGTCAGATTTCTAATGGGGCCTCTTTTAATGTTACTGGGGGCATCTCAAATGTAAAAATTTTGACAAAGCCAAGAGATCAGATGGAGCTAAATGCAGGTGAACCTAGAGCTGCCTCATCTGTACGATTGACCCTTGGAAATGGAATTAATGCTGGCAAAAATGACGTGGGTAGTTTACAAAACAAGGTTTCATCTCATGGGAGACCTGGCGCAAATTTAGTCAGTAAACAGGGCAG GAATGCTGGGATTTCATCAGGCTCCAGAAGATA A
- the LOC132632149 gene encoding uncharacterized protein LOC132632149 isoform X4 yields MEATAATGVAAAGRGVALPVSSSQAAARKEWRAVSEQSVRNSSSEVQQGREPVDVDFCSITVDGASKNDILQQRLLSVVKQKDELQQMETELRAQLIARSEIMEIRNSFDAQIKEHANANVKLQEQIHERDQNFYELERRMEEKERELHAIRLDNEAAWAKEDLLREQSKELQTYRRERDNSEAERAQHIKQIHELQEHIQEKERQFMELQEQNRIAQETILFKEEQIRDAQAWMTRVQEVDALQQTEIRERTEQYNQLWLACQRQFGEMERMHIHMQQLQLELAEARGGTYSDGSQVSNLNSKDASHLGQSNGSQLNASGSSTPGESSIGLQNGNVENAPSFASTGNVSTQSDHVHGMPVAPSSLLGMTTYLPPGQMAALHPYVMHQQGIPPPLPSHVPQSHVGHFHSVPAVSSLQHWPNQQAVPEDSQISSHNQYLQPQSTLPVSDSQYDHETTVNGQTLRSDYGDLNVNQGIETQDPVVPASSEEGQELQSVDKNYLSGVQTQQTLHQISSQFNGALRLDTHEHNNETEVNNVNSSANYMLESQGLRMGEFSSNVDKSSAEVPNNVHNSTESVTDTLSGTVLTETYVAGGQKNAYAVGKSVDVNLLDEKALLACIVRTIPPGSAGRIRISSTLPNRLGKMLAPLHWHDYKKKYGKLDEFVANHPELFVIDGDFIQLREGAQEIIAATAAAAKVAAAAAAPSSYSSLLPPIAVTPMPQNHRLKRVPSVEPTSEKAVFKDYAVVRPANSSDNLQSQISNGASFNVTGGISNVKILTKPRDQMELNAGEPRAASSVRLTLGNGINAGKNDVGSLQNKVSSHGRPGANLVSKQGRNAGISSGSRR; encoded by the exons ATGGAGGCCACGGCAGCGACAGGTGTCGCCGCCGCAGGACGCGGTGTTGCTCTACCGGTGTCGTCGTCTCAAGCGGCTGCTCGTAAAGAGTGGCGTGCTGTGTCTGAGCAATCTGTTCGAAATTCCAGTAGCGAA gtgCAGCAAGGGAGAGAGCCGGTTGATGTGGACTTCTGTTCGATTACTGTTGATGGAGCTTCAAAAAATGATATTCTGCAACAGAGATTGCTCAGTGTGGTTAAACAAAAAGAtgagttgcagcaaatggagACTGAACTACGGGCTCAGCTCATTGCAAGATCAGAGATTATGGAAATACGGAATAGTTTTGATGCTCAGATAAAAGAGCATGCTAATGCCAATGTTAAGCTTCAG GAGCAAATACATGAAAGGGACCAGAATTTCTATGAGTTGGAGAGGAGGATGGAAGAGAAAGAAAGGGAACTCCATGCAATTAGACTGGACAATGAAGCG GCATGGGCAAAAGAGGATCTCCTTAGAGAACAAAGTAAAGAACTACAAACTTACAG GAGAGAGAGGGACAACTCTGAAGCAGAAAGAGCTCAGCATATTAAACAAATTCATGAACTCCAAGAGCATATTCAAGAGAAGGAGCGTCAGTTCATGGAATTGCAGGAACAG AATAGGATAGCTCAGGAAACGATCCTGTTCAAAGAGGAACAAATAAGGGATGCCCAGGCTTGGATGACTCGTGTTCAGGAAGTTGATGCCTTGCAGCAAACTGAAATACGGGAGCGCACAGAACAATATAACCAGCTTTGGCTTGCTTGTCAAAGACAG tTTGGTGAGATGGAGCGAATGCACATACACATGCAACAGCTGCAACTTGAATTGGCTGAGGCAAGAGGTGGAACTTACTCTGATGGTTCACAAGTCTCCAATCTGAATTCTAAAGATGCTAGTCACCTTGGGCAGAGCAATGGAAGCCAACTTAATGCTAGTGGAAGCAGTACACCTGGTGAAAGTTCCATAGGCTTACAAAATGGAAATGTTGAAAATGCTCCATCTTTTGCTTCAACTGGGAATGTGTCAACTCAG TCGGATCATGTACATGGTATGCCAGTTGCTCCTTCGTCCTTGCTCGGGATGACAACCTACCTTCCACCCGGACAAATGGCCGCTCTGCATCCATATGTAATGCATCAACAGGGTATTCCTCCTCCTTTACCATCACATGTCCCTCAATCTCATGTTGGGCATTTTCACTCAGTACCGGCAGTATCGTCTCTTCAGCATTGGCCAAACCAACAG GCTGTACCAGAGGATTCACAGATCTCTAGTCACAATCAGTACCTGCAACCTCAGTCAACCTTGCCAGTATCAGATTCTCAGTATGATCATGAAACAACTGTCAATGGGCAAACTCTTCGTTCAGATTATGGTGATCTCAATGTGAACCAAGGAATTGAAACTCAGGATCCAGTGGTTCCAGCTTCAAGTGAAGAGGGACAG GAACTTCAATCTGTGGATAAGAATTACCTCTCAGGTGTCCAGACTCAGCAGACTTTGCATCAAATCTCTTCTCAATTTAATGGTGCTTTAAGATTGGATACGCATGAACATAACAATGAGACAGAG GTGAACAATGTCAACTCTTCAGCTAATTACATGCTAGAGTCTCAAGGGTTAAGAATGGGAGAATTTAGTTCGAATGTTGATAAATCATCGGCCGAAGTTCCAAATAATGTGCATAATTCAACTGAGTCAGTGACAGATACCCTCTCAGGCACTGTGTTGACAGAAACATATGTTGCTGGAGGGCAGAAGAATGCATATGCAGTTGGTAAATCAGTAGATGTTAATCTCCTGGACGAAAAGGCATTGCTGGCTTGCATAGTGCGCACAATTCCTCCTGGTTCTGCTGGTAGAATCAGGATTAGTTCTACG CTTCCTAATAGACTTGGTAAAATGCTTGCCCCCTTGCACTGGCACGACTACAAAAAAAAGTATGGGAAGCTTGATGAATTTGTGGCAAACCATCCTGAA TTATTTGTAATTGATGGAGACTTCATTCAACTTCGAGAAGGTGCTCAAGAAATTAtagcagccacagctgcagctgCTAAAGTGGCTGCTGCAGCTGCAGCACCTTCGTCATACTCCTCTCTTTTGCCTCCTATTGCAGTCACCCCTATGCCACAAAATCACCGTTTGAAGAGGGTACCGTCAGTTGAACCAACATCTGAGAAGGCAGTTTTCAAAGACTATGCTGTTGTCAGACCTGCAAATTCTAGTGACAACCTTCAAAGTCAGATTTCTAATGGGGCCTCTTTTAATGTTACTGGGGGCATCTCAAATGTAAAAATTTTGACAAAGCCAAGAGATCAGATGGAGCTAAATGCAGGTGAACCTAGAGCTGCCTCATCTGTACGATTGACCCTTGGAAATGGAATTAATGCTGGCAAAAATGACGTGGGTAGTTTACAAAACAAGGTTTCATCTCATGGGAGACCTGGCGCAAATTTAGTCAGTAAACAGGGCAG GAATGCTGGGATTTCATCAGGCTCCAGAAGATA G
- the LOC132632149 gene encoding uncharacterized protein LOC132632149 isoform X3, whose translation MEATAATGVAAAGRGVALPVSSSQAAARKEWRAVSEQSVRNSSSEESERSRLGQSDERLIYEQGREPVDVDFCSITVDGASKNDILQQRLLSVVKQKDELQQMETELRAQLIARSEIMEIRNSFDAQIKEHANANVKLQEQIHERDQNFYELERRMEEKERELHAIRLDNEAAWAKEDLLREQSKELQTYRRERDNSEAERAQHIKQIHELQEHIQEKERQFMELQEQNRIAQETILFKEEQIRDAQAWMTRVQEVDALQQTEIRERTEQYNQLWLACQRQFGEMERMHIHMQQLQLELAEARGGTYSDGSQVSNLNSKDASHLGQSNGSQLNASGSSTPGESSIGLQNGNVENAPSFASTGNVSTQSDHVHGMPVAPSSLLGMTTYLPPGQMAALHPYVMHQQGIPPPLPSHVPQSHVGHFHSVPAVSSLQHWPNQQAVPEDSQISSHNQYLQPQSTLPVSDSQYDHETTVNGQTLRSDYGDLNVNQGIETQDPVVPASSEEGQELQSVDKNYLSGVQTQQTLHQISSQFNGALRLDTHEHNNETEVNNVNSSANYMLESQGLRMGEFSSNVDKSSAEVPNNVHNSTESVTDTLSGTVLTETYVAGGQKNAYAVGKSVDVNLLDEKALLACIVRTIPPGSAGRIRISSTLPNRLGKMLAPLHWHDYKKKYGKLDEFVANHPELFVIDGDFIQLREGAQEIIAATAAAAKVAAAAAAPSSYSSLLPPIAVTPMPQNHRLKRVPSVEPTSEKAVFKDYAVVRPANSSDNLQSQISNGASFNVTGGISNVKILTKPRDQMELNAGEPRAASSVRLTLGNGINAGKNDVGSLQNKVSSHGRPGANLVSKQGRNAGISSGSRR comes from the exons ATGGAGGCCACGGCAGCGACAGGTGTCGCCGCCGCAGGACGCGGTGTTGCTCTACCGGTGTCGTCGTCTCAAGCGGCTGCTCGTAAAGAGTGGCGTGCTGTGTCTGAGCAATCTGTTCGAAATTCCAGTAGCGAA GAAAGTGAACGGTCCAGATTAGGTCAATCGGATGAGAGACTCATATACGAG CAAGGGAGAGAGCCGGTTGATGTGGACTTCTGTTCGATTACTGTTGATGGAGCTTCAAAAAATGATATTCTGCAACAGAGATTGCTCAGTGTGGTTAAACAAAAAGAtgagttgcagcaaatggagACTGAACTACGGGCTCAGCTCATTGCAAGATCAGAGATTATGGAAATACGGAATAGTTTTGATGCTCAGATAAAAGAGCATGCTAATGCCAATGTTAAGCTTCAG GAGCAAATACATGAAAGGGACCAGAATTTCTATGAGTTGGAGAGGAGGATGGAAGAGAAAGAAAGGGAACTCCATGCAATTAGACTGGACAATGAAGCG GCATGGGCAAAAGAGGATCTCCTTAGAGAACAAAGTAAAGAACTACAAACTTACAG GAGAGAGAGGGACAACTCTGAAGCAGAAAGAGCTCAGCATATTAAACAAATTCATGAACTCCAAGAGCATATTCAAGAGAAGGAGCGTCAGTTCATGGAATTGCAGGAACAG AATAGGATAGCTCAGGAAACGATCCTGTTCAAAGAGGAACAAATAAGGGATGCCCAGGCTTGGATGACTCGTGTTCAGGAAGTTGATGCCTTGCAGCAAACTGAAATACGGGAGCGCACAGAACAATATAACCAGCTTTGGCTTGCTTGTCAAAGACAG tTTGGTGAGATGGAGCGAATGCACATACACATGCAACAGCTGCAACTTGAATTGGCTGAGGCAAGAGGTGGAACTTACTCTGATGGTTCACAAGTCTCCAATCTGAATTCTAAAGATGCTAGTCACCTTGGGCAGAGCAATGGAAGCCAACTTAATGCTAGTGGAAGCAGTACACCTGGTGAAAGTTCCATAGGCTTACAAAATGGAAATGTTGAAAATGCTCCATCTTTTGCTTCAACTGGGAATGTGTCAACTCAG TCGGATCATGTACATGGTATGCCAGTTGCTCCTTCGTCCTTGCTCGGGATGACAACCTACCTTCCACCCGGACAAATGGCCGCTCTGCATCCATATGTAATGCATCAACAGGGTATTCCTCCTCCTTTACCATCACATGTCCCTCAATCTCATGTTGGGCATTTTCACTCAGTACCGGCAGTATCGTCTCTTCAGCATTGGCCAAACCAACAG GCTGTACCAGAGGATTCACAGATCTCTAGTCACAATCAGTACCTGCAACCTCAGTCAACCTTGCCAGTATCAGATTCTCAGTATGATCATGAAACAACTGTCAATGGGCAAACTCTTCGTTCAGATTATGGTGATCTCAATGTGAACCAAGGAATTGAAACTCAGGATCCAGTGGTTCCAGCTTCAAGTGAAGAGGGACAG GAACTTCAATCTGTGGATAAGAATTACCTCTCAGGTGTCCAGACTCAGCAGACTTTGCATCAAATCTCTTCTCAATTTAATGGTGCTTTAAGATTGGATACGCATGAACATAACAATGAGACAGAG GTGAACAATGTCAACTCTTCAGCTAATTACATGCTAGAGTCTCAAGGGTTAAGAATGGGAGAATTTAGTTCGAATGTTGATAAATCATCGGCCGAAGTTCCAAATAATGTGCATAATTCAACTGAGTCAGTGACAGATACCCTCTCAGGCACTGTGTTGACAGAAACATATGTTGCTGGAGGGCAGAAGAATGCATATGCAGTTGGTAAATCAGTAGATGTTAATCTCCTGGACGAAAAGGCATTGCTGGCTTGCATAGTGCGCACAATTCCTCCTGGTTCTGCTGGTAGAATCAGGATTAGTTCTACG CTTCCTAATAGACTTGGTAAAATGCTTGCCCCCTTGCACTGGCACGACTACAAAAAAAAGTATGGGAAGCTTGATGAATTTGTGGCAAACCATCCTGAA TTATTTGTAATTGATGGAGACTTCATTCAACTTCGAGAAGGTGCTCAAGAAATTAtagcagccacagctgcagctgCTAAAGTGGCTGCTGCAGCTGCAGCACCTTCGTCATACTCCTCTCTTTTGCCTCCTATTGCAGTCACCCCTATGCCACAAAATCACCGTTTGAAGAGGGTACCGTCAGTTGAACCAACATCTGAGAAGGCAGTTTTCAAAGACTATGCTGTTGTCAGACCTGCAAATTCTAGTGACAACCTTCAAAGTCAGATTTCTAATGGGGCCTCTTTTAATGTTACTGGGGGCATCTCAAATGTAAAAATTTTGACAAAGCCAAGAGATCAGATGGAGCTAAATGCAGGTGAACCTAGAGCTGCCTCATCTGTACGATTGACCCTTGGAAATGGAATTAATGCTGGCAAAAATGACGTGGGTAGTTTACAAAACAAGGTTTCATCTCATGGGAGACCTGGCGCAAATTTAGTCAGTAAACAGGGCAG GAATGCTGGGATTTCATCAGGCTCCAGAAGATA G
- the LOC132632149 gene encoding uncharacterized protein LOC132632149 isoform X1, translating to MEATAATGVAAAGRGVALPVSSSQAAARKEWRAVSEQSVRNSSSEESERSRLGQSDERLIYEVQQGREPVDVDFCSITVDGASKNDILQQRLLSVVKQKDELQQMETELRAQLIARSEIMEIRNSFDAQIKEHANANVKLQEQIHERDQNFYELERRMEEKERELHAIRLDNEAAWAKEDLLREQSKELQTYRRERDNSEAERAQHIKQIHELQEHIQEKERQFMELQEQNRIAQETILFKEEQIRDAQAWMTRVQEVDALQQTEIRERTEQYNQLWLACQRQFGEMERMHIHMQQLQLELAEARGGTYSDGSQVSNLNSKDASHLGQSNGSQLNASGSSTPGESSIGLQNGNVENAPSFASTGNVSTQSDHVHGMPVAPSSLLGMTTYLPPGQMAALHPYVMHQQGIPPPLPSHVPQSHVGHFHSVPAVSSLQHWPNQQAVPEDSQISSHNQYLQPQSTLPVSDSQYDHETTVNGQTLRSDYGDLNVNQGIETQDPVVPASSEEGQELQSVDKNYLSGVQTQQTLHQISSQFNGALRLDTHEHNNETEVNNVNSSANYMLESQGLRMGEFSSNVDKSSAEVPNNVHNSTESVTDTLSGTVLTETYVAGGQKNAYAVGKSVDVNLLDEKALLACIVRTIPPGSAGRIRISSTLPNRLGKMLAPLHWHDYKKKYGKLDEFVANHPELFVIDGDFIQLREGAQEIIAATAAAAKVAAAAAAPSSYSSLLPPIAVTPMPQNHRLKRVPSVEPTSEKAVFKDYAVVRPANSSDNLQSQISNGASFNVTGGISNVKILTKPRDQMELNAGEPRAASSVRLTLGNGINAGKNDVGSLQNKVSSHGRPGANLVSKQGRNAGISSGSRR from the exons ATGGAGGCCACGGCAGCGACAGGTGTCGCCGCCGCAGGACGCGGTGTTGCTCTACCGGTGTCGTCGTCTCAAGCGGCTGCTCGTAAAGAGTGGCGTGCTGTGTCTGAGCAATCTGTTCGAAATTCCAGTAGCGAA GAAAGTGAACGGTCCAGATTAGGTCAATCGGATGAGAGACTCATATACGAG gtgCAGCAAGGGAGAGAGCCGGTTGATGTGGACTTCTGTTCGATTACTGTTGATGGAGCTTCAAAAAATGATATTCTGCAACAGAGATTGCTCAGTGTGGTTAAACAAAAAGAtgagttgcagcaaatggagACTGAACTACGGGCTCAGCTCATTGCAAGATCAGAGATTATGGAAATACGGAATAGTTTTGATGCTCAGATAAAAGAGCATGCTAATGCCAATGTTAAGCTTCAG GAGCAAATACATGAAAGGGACCAGAATTTCTATGAGTTGGAGAGGAGGATGGAAGAGAAAGAAAGGGAACTCCATGCAATTAGACTGGACAATGAAGCG GCATGGGCAAAAGAGGATCTCCTTAGAGAACAAAGTAAAGAACTACAAACTTACAG GAGAGAGAGGGACAACTCTGAAGCAGAAAGAGCTCAGCATATTAAACAAATTCATGAACTCCAAGAGCATATTCAAGAGAAGGAGCGTCAGTTCATGGAATTGCAGGAACAG AATAGGATAGCTCAGGAAACGATCCTGTTCAAAGAGGAACAAATAAGGGATGCCCAGGCTTGGATGACTCGTGTTCAGGAAGTTGATGCCTTGCAGCAAACTGAAATACGGGAGCGCACAGAACAATATAACCAGCTTTGGCTTGCTTGTCAAAGACAG tTTGGTGAGATGGAGCGAATGCACATACACATGCAACAGCTGCAACTTGAATTGGCTGAGGCAAGAGGTGGAACTTACTCTGATGGTTCACAAGTCTCCAATCTGAATTCTAAAGATGCTAGTCACCTTGGGCAGAGCAATGGAAGCCAACTTAATGCTAGTGGAAGCAGTACACCTGGTGAAAGTTCCATAGGCTTACAAAATGGAAATGTTGAAAATGCTCCATCTTTTGCTTCAACTGGGAATGTGTCAACTCAG TCGGATCATGTACATGGTATGCCAGTTGCTCCTTCGTCCTTGCTCGGGATGACAACCTACCTTCCACCCGGACAAATGGCCGCTCTGCATCCATATGTAATGCATCAACAGGGTATTCCTCCTCCTTTACCATCACATGTCCCTCAATCTCATGTTGGGCATTTTCACTCAGTACCGGCAGTATCGTCTCTTCAGCATTGGCCAAACCAACAG GCTGTACCAGAGGATTCACAGATCTCTAGTCACAATCAGTACCTGCAACCTCAGTCAACCTTGCCAGTATCAGATTCTCAGTATGATCATGAAACAACTGTCAATGGGCAAACTCTTCGTTCAGATTATGGTGATCTCAATGTGAACCAAGGAATTGAAACTCAGGATCCAGTGGTTCCAGCTTCAAGTGAAGAGGGACAG GAACTTCAATCTGTGGATAAGAATTACCTCTCAGGTGTCCAGACTCAGCAGACTTTGCATCAAATCTCTTCTCAATTTAATGGTGCTTTAAGATTGGATACGCATGAACATAACAATGAGACAGAG GTGAACAATGTCAACTCTTCAGCTAATTACATGCTAGAGTCTCAAGGGTTAAGAATGGGAGAATTTAGTTCGAATGTTGATAAATCATCGGCCGAAGTTCCAAATAATGTGCATAATTCAACTGAGTCAGTGACAGATACCCTCTCAGGCACTGTGTTGACAGAAACATATGTTGCTGGAGGGCAGAAGAATGCATATGCAGTTGGTAAATCAGTAGATGTTAATCTCCTGGACGAAAAGGCATTGCTGGCTTGCATAGTGCGCACAATTCCTCCTGGTTCTGCTGGTAGAATCAGGATTAGTTCTACG CTTCCTAATAGACTTGGTAAAATGCTTGCCCCCTTGCACTGGCACGACTACAAAAAAAAGTATGGGAAGCTTGATGAATTTGTGGCAAACCATCCTGAA TTATTTGTAATTGATGGAGACTTCATTCAACTTCGAGAAGGTGCTCAAGAAATTAtagcagccacagctgcagctgCTAAAGTGGCTGCTGCAGCTGCAGCACCTTCGTCATACTCCTCTCTTTTGCCTCCTATTGCAGTCACCCCTATGCCACAAAATCACCGTTTGAAGAGGGTACCGTCAGTTGAACCAACATCTGAGAAGGCAGTTTTCAAAGACTATGCTGTTGTCAGACCTGCAAATTCTAGTGACAACCTTCAAAGTCAGATTTCTAATGGGGCCTCTTTTAATGTTACTGGGGGCATCTCAAATGTAAAAATTTTGACAAAGCCAAGAGATCAGATGGAGCTAAATGCAGGTGAACCTAGAGCTGCCTCATCTGTACGATTGACCCTTGGAAATGGAATTAATGCTGGCAAAAATGACGTGGGTAGTTTACAAAACAAGGTTTCATCTCATGGGAGACCTGGCGCAAATTTAGTCAGTAAACAGGGCAG GAATGCTGGGATTTCATCAGGCTCCAGAAGATA G